One Maribacter cobaltidurans genomic window carries:
- a CDS encoding acyl-CoA thioesterase, producing the protein MPSKNSKEISFTSKVRVRFTETDPLGIVWHGNYIQYFEDGREAFGRHHGISYLDQKKHNFSSPIVKSTCEHKLPLRYGDVAEIKTTYVDSAAAKMIFKYEILNPEGKVVCTGETVQVFVELQGELSLVIPDFFKEWKKKVGLLDG; encoded by the coding sequence ATGCCGTCTAAGAATTCCAAGGAAATCAGTTTCACAAGTAAGGTACGCGTCCGTTTCACGGAAACCGACCCATTGGGTATTGTTTGGCACGGGAACTATATACAATATTTTGAGGATGGCCGGGAGGCCTTTGGTAGACATCATGGTATATCCTATTTAGACCAAAAAAAACATAACTTCTCATCACCTATAGTTAAATCCACCTGTGAACACAAATTACCCTTACGATATGGTGATGTTGCGGAGATTAAGACAACCTATGTGGATTCTGCCGCCGCCAAAATGATTTTCAAATACGAAATATTAAATCCGGAGGGAAAGGTGGTCTGTACTGGGGAAACGGTGCAGGTATTTGTGGAACTCCAGGGAGAGTTATCCTTGGTCATTCCTGATTTTTTTAAGGAGTGGAAGAAAAAAGTAGGGTTATTGGATGGATAA
- a CDS encoding beta-ketoacyl-[acyl-carrier-protein] synthase family protein: MDNVYLSHNNIVSSLGFDSISVIDNIENGNCGLSVYEDKKVLHVPFCSSRIDQNELQKRYKDLDPKSEHTRLEKMMLVSLSDTILKSNLPLDDRTGLIISTTKGNIDVLEDDNNFPESRAYLSELGDQIQNFFGFKDKAIIVSNACVSGILAVAVAKRMIRQGKYDRIFIVAGDMVTQFILSGFNAFQALSLEPCRPYCNSRTGINIGEVATSVLVTKNPNELAQESVQIMGEASCNDANHISGPSRTGEGLFRCIENAVQQSGIEKKDIDYISGHGTATMFNDEMESIAFDRAGLSKTPLNSLKSYFGHTLGSSGLLESIIGMHSLHRNTLFASLGFQELGVSRPLNIIKETKKKEIGTFLKTASGFGGSNTAVIFKKV, encoded by the coding sequence ATGGATAATGTTTACTTGTCACATAACAACATTGTTTCTTCACTGGGATTTGATAGTATTTCTGTAATCGATAATATCGAAAACGGAAACTGTGGATTGTCCGTTTATGAGGATAAAAAGGTGCTGCATGTCCCCTTTTGCTCTTCCAGAATTGATCAAAACGAACTTCAAAAAAGATATAAAGACCTCGACCCCAAATCAGAGCATACCCGTTTGGAAAAAATGATGCTTGTTTCCCTATCGGATACCATTTTAAAATCCAATTTACCCTTGGACGATCGTACCGGCCTGATCATTTCCACTACCAAAGGAAACATTGATGTTTTGGAGGATGACAACAATTTTCCCGAATCCCGGGCCTATCTTTCCGAATTGGGTGACCAAATACAGAATTTTTTTGGTTTTAAGGATAAGGCCATTATCGTTTCCAATGCCTGTGTATCCGGAATTTTGGCCGTTGCCGTGGCCAAAAGAATGATACGACAAGGTAAATACGACCGTATATTCATCGTAGCCGGAGATATGGTAACCCAATTCATCCTTTCCGGGTTCAATGCTTTTCAAGCACTAAGTTTGGAGCCTTGTAGGCCCTATTGTAATTCCAGGACCGGAATTAACATCGGCGAAGTGGCTACTAGTGTTTTGGTCACCAAAAACCCCAATGAATTGGCCCAAGAATCGGTTCAAATTATGGGAGAGGCCTCTTGTAATGACGCAAATCATATTTCTGGTCCGTCACGTACAGGGGAAGGACTTTTTAGGTGCATTGAAAATGCTGTACAACAATCGGGTATAGAAAAAAAAGACATAGATTATATTTCAGGTCATGGCACCGCCACGATGTTCAATGACGAAATGGAATCCATAGCCTTCGATAGGGCCGGGCTATCCAAGACACCCCTGAACAGCCTAAAAAGCTATTTTGGCCATACTTTGGGATCCTCAGGCTTATTGGAAAGTATAATCGGCATGCATTCCCTGCATCGAAATACGCTTTTTGCATCCCTAGGGTTTCAAGAATTAGGGGTGTCCAGACCCTTGAACATTATTAAGGAAACTAAGAAAAAGGAAATAGGGACATTCTTGAAAACAGCATCGGGATTTGGAGGTTCCAATACTGCGGTAATCTTTAAAAAGGTCTAA